One genomic window of Maribacter aquivivus includes the following:
- a CDS encoding ATP-dependent DNA ligase — MKNFALLIKTLDSTNKTTIKVQALTDYFLKASDVDKVWTIAILSHRRPPRPVNTTLLRTWASELANIPLWLFEESYHIVGDLAETIALVIPAANQSSEKGLTVFLEEMIALKKKTDDDKKAYLYENWKVLNYYERFVFTKLITGGFRIGVSQKLMTRALAKATEIDEDILAYKLMGNWDPNTISFQQLVLEENESDYLSKPYPFYLAYAIEGEAADLGDINEWSAEHKWDGIRSQVILRNDELFVWSRGEELVTDKYPEFNEFVNVIPNGTVIDGEILPYIEGTIGTFNDLQTRIGRKNISAALLKKVPVILKAYDILEWEGKDIRQLPFIERRHILENMFKNVVSEHKQANIPLHLSETMHFSSWIELADERDRSREMHSEGLMLKRKDSPYLVGRKKGDWWKWKVDPLTIDAVLTYAMRGHGRRSNLFTDYTFALWKDNEEGEKELVTFAKAYSGLTDAEFRKLDAWIKKNTLERFGPVRSVTPHHVFEIAFEGIALSKRHKSGIATRFPRMLRWRKDKNIHEANTLDDLKNLIP, encoded by the coding sequence ATGAAAAACTTCGCACTCCTTATAAAAACACTAGATAGTACCAATAAGACTACTATAAAAGTACAGGCCTTAACAGACTACTTTCTAAAAGCCAGTGATGTGGACAAAGTTTGGACAATTGCCATACTCTCGCATCGTAGACCACCAAGACCAGTTAACACTACCCTGCTAAGAACTTGGGCGTCTGAATTGGCAAATATTCCACTTTGGTTATTTGAAGAGAGTTACCATATCGTTGGTGATTTAGCAGAAACTATTGCCTTGGTCATTCCTGCAGCCAATCAATCTTCAGAAAAAGGTTTAACGGTTTTTCTAGAAGAAATGATTGCCCTAAAAAAGAAGACAGATGATGATAAAAAAGCATATCTCTATGAAAACTGGAAAGTGCTTAACTATTATGAACGCTTTGTTTTTACAAAACTCATTACTGGCGGATTCAGAATTGGCGTTAGTCAAAAATTAATGACCCGCGCATTGGCTAAAGCAACTGAAATAGACGAGGATATTTTAGCTTATAAATTGATGGGGAACTGGGACCCAAATACAATATCTTTTCAACAGTTGGTTCTCGAAGAAAACGAAAGCGATTACCTATCTAAACCTTACCCTTTTTATTTAGCCTATGCTATAGAAGGCGAAGCAGCAGATTTAGGCGATATAAATGAATGGTCGGCAGAACATAAATGGGATGGCATTCGCTCTCAGGTAATTCTTAGAAATGATGAACTGTTTGTATGGAGCCGTGGTGAAGAATTGGTAACGGATAAGTACCCGGAGTTTAATGAATTTGTAAACGTTATACCAAACGGCACCGTTATAGACGGAGAAATTCTACCTTATATTGAAGGAACCATCGGCACTTTCAATGATCTACAGACGCGTATAGGTCGCAAAAATATATCAGCAGCACTCTTAAAAAAAGTTCCTGTTATTTTAAAAGCCTATGATATTTTAGAATGGGAAGGTAAAGACATTCGTCAGCTACCTTTTATTGAGCGTAGACATATATTAGAGAACATGTTTAAAAACGTGGTATCTGAACATAAACAAGCCAATATACCTTTACATCTATCTGAAACAATGCATTTTAGTTCTTGGATTGAATTGGCAGATGAACGCGATCGCTCTCGCGAAATGCATAGTGAAGGACTCATGCTTAAGAGAAAGGATTCTCCTTATTTAGTAGGCAGGAAAAAGGGTGATTGGTGGAAATGGAAAGTAGACCCATTAACTATAGATGCCGTACTTACTTATGCCATGAGAGGTCACGGTAGACGAAGCAACCTTTTTACAGATTATACATTTGCCCTTTGGAAGGATAATGAAGAAGGAGAAAAGGAATTGGTTACGTTTGCAAAAGCCTATTCCGGATTAACAGATGCAGAATTTAGAAAACTAGATGCATGGATAAAGAAAAACACTTTAGAACGTTTCGGTCCTGTTCGTAGTGTTACTCCGCATCATGTATTCGAAATCGCTTTTGAAGGTATTGCATTATCAAAACGTCATAAAAGTGGTATAGCCACACGTTTTCCAAGAATGTTACGATGGAGAAAGGACAAGAACATTCACGAAGCAAATACGTTGGATGATTTGAAAAACTTAATTCCGTAA
- a CDS encoding ligase-associated DNA damage response exonuclease translates to MKTPLLQFTANGIYCEKAKVYLDPWKPVEHAIISHGHADHSRYGHKKYITHHRNVPIILHRLGEINVEGKEWGESFVINNVKFSLHPAGHIIGSSQIRVEHKGEVWVFTGDYKTENDGISTPYEPIKCNTFITECTFGLPAFKWIPQAEVLENINNWWAENKAEGKTSILFGYSLGKAQRLLKYLNTDIGEIYTHGAIENMTEVLRPLVEFPKTTLITRETNKEQLLGNIVLAPPSAHGSTWIRKMVPYVTASASGWMTFRGARRRRAIDKGFVLSDHCDWPGLLESIEATGAEKIICTHGYTDIFSKYLREQGYDARTEATQYGEEEIEAAVASKSSISA, encoded by the coding sequence ATGAAAACTCCTCTATTACAATTTACTGCCAATGGCATTTATTGCGAAAAAGCTAAGGTCTATCTTGACCCGTGGAAACCAGTAGAACATGCCATTATTTCGCATGGGCATGCTGACCATAGTAGATATGGTCACAAAAAGTATATTACCCACCACAGAAACGTTCCGATTATTCTGCATCGATTAGGCGAAATTAATGTTGAAGGAAAAGAATGGGGAGAGTCTTTTGTTATCAACAATGTAAAATTTAGTCTTCACCCAGCAGGTCATATTATTGGTTCATCACAAATAAGAGTTGAGCATAAAGGCGAGGTTTGGGTATTTACTGGAGATTATAAAACTGAAAATGATGGTATCTCCACTCCGTACGAGCCCATTAAATGCAACACGTTTATTACGGAATGCACTTTTGGTTTGCCGGCATTTAAATGGATACCTCAAGCAGAAGTTCTAGAAAATATAAATAATTGGTGGGCAGAAAATAAAGCCGAAGGCAAAACATCAATTCTTTTTGGATATAGCTTAGGTAAAGCACAACGTCTATTAAAATACCTGAATACTGATATTGGTGAAATATACACCCATGGTGCCATTGAAAATATGACGGAGGTGCTGCGCCCACTGGTAGAGTTTCCAAAAACAACACTTATTACTAGAGAAACGAATAAAGAGCAATTGTTGGGTAATATTGTATTAGCACCACCAAGTGCACATGGCAGTACATGGATAAGAAAAATGGTACCATATGTAACTGCTTCCGCAAGCGGATGGATGACTTTTAGAGGTGCCCGAAGAAGAAGAGCAATTGATAAAGGCTTTGTATTAAGTGACCATTGCGATTGGCCAGGGCTTTTAGAGAGTATTGAAGCTACAGGAGCCGAAAAGATTATTTGCACACACGGATATACAGATATATTTTCAAAATACCTTCGCGAACAAGGCTATGATGCCCGCACCGAAGCAACACAATATGGAGAGGAAGAAATAGAAGCTGCCGTAGCTTCAAAATCATCTATATCAGCATGA
- a CDS encoding tellurite resistance TerB family protein has product MSFADLYSSGEHRRNLAHFAALATLASIDGEISTEEKKLLDRFATKLDITDSEYLEVFKKENKYPIDSTPDSEKRLERLYDLFRIVYSDHEIDDEERLLIKKYAIGLGFTEEKADVIIERSVAIFGGKIDFDDYLYLVKH; this is encoded by the coding sequence ATGTCTTTTGCAGATTTATATAGTAGCGGTGAGCACAGAAGAAACTTAGCTCATTTCGCAGCTTTGGCAACTTTAGCGTCTATTGACGGTGAAATTAGTACTGAAGAAAAAAAATTATTAGATCGTTTCGCTACTAAATTAGATATCACTGATTCTGAGTATTTAGAGGTTTTTAAGAAAGAAAATAAATACCCTATTGATTCTACACCAGATTCTGAAAAAAGATTAGAGCGTTTATATGATTTATTCAGAATTGTATATTCTGATCATGAAATTGACGATGAAGAAAGACTATTAATAAAGAAATATGCTATTGGTCTTGGCTTTACTGAAGAAAAAGCTGATGTTATTATAGAACGTTCTGTAGCTATTTTTGGTGGTAAAATAGATTTTGATGATTATCTGTACTTAGTAAAACACTAA
- the fbp gene encoding class 1 fructose-bisphosphatase → MSPKRNQTLGEFIIENQDSFQYSSGELSKLINAIRLAAKVVNHEVSKAGLIDILGGVGETNIQGEDQQKLDLFANDKFIQTLKNREIVCGIASEEEDSFISINSNDDNHQNKYVVLIDPLDGSSNIDVNVSVGTIFSIYRRITPVGTPVTMEDFLQPGNKQVAAGYVVYGTSTMLVYTTGDGVNGFTLNPALGTFYLSHPNMKFPENGRIYSVNEGNYVHFHQGVKDYIKYCQMEEDDRPYTSRYIGSLVSDFHRNMIKGGIYMYPKSSVSESGKLRLLYECNPMAFLAEQANGIAIGGKNRIMDIQPTELHQRVPFFCGSKNMVEKLQEFLNKYH, encoded by the coding sequence ATGTCTCCAAAAAGAAATCAGACCCTAGGGGAATTTATTATTGAAAATCAAGATTCATTTCAATATTCCTCAGGTGAATTATCAAAGCTTATCAATGCAATTAGATTAGCCGCTAAAGTTGTTAACCATGAAGTTAGCAAAGCAGGTCTAATAGATATTTTAGGCGGAGTTGGCGAAACCAACATTCAAGGTGAAGATCAGCAAAAGCTTGACCTATTTGCTAATGATAAATTTATTCAGACTTTAAAAAACAGGGAAATCGTATGCGGTATTGCCTCTGAAGAAGAAGATAGTTTCATTAGTATAAATAGTAATGATGACAATCACCAAAATAAATATGTAGTACTAATAGATCCATTAGACGGATCTTCTAATATTGATGTAAATGTATCGGTAGGTACTATTTTTTCTATTTACAGACGTATAACTCCCGTAGGTACACCGGTTACCATGGAAGATTTTTTACAACCTGGTAATAAACAAGTTGCCGCAGGTTATGTAGTGTACGGTACCTCTACCATGTTAGTATATACAACTGGTGATGGTGTAAATGGCTTTACGTTAAACCCAGCATTAGGTACTTTTTACCTATCTCACCCTAATATGAAGTTTCCTGAAAATGGAAGAATCTACTCTGTAAACGAAGGAAACTATGTGCATTTTCATCAAGGGGTAAAAGATTATATTAAGTACTGCCAAATGGAAGAGGACGACAGACCTTATACTTCTAGGTACATAGGATCTTTAGTTTCTGATTTTCATAGAAACATGATCAAAGGTGGTATATATATGTACCCAAAAAGTAGCGTAAGTGAAAGTGGTAAACTAAGATTGTTATACGAATGCAACCCTATGGCTTTTTTAGCCGAGCAAGCAAACGGAATAGCTATAGGCGGTAAAAATCGTATTATGGATATTCAACCAACAGAACTCCATCAACGGGTTCCGTTCTTCTGCGGAAGCAAAAACATGGTTGAAAAACTACAAGAATTTTTAAATAAGTATCATTAA
- a CDS encoding GNAT family N-acetyltransferase gives MDYRIRVAQREDMKQVLQLIQELASFEKEDDAVEVSVQNLEEDGFGKQKLFHCFVAEKNDKIVGMALVYPRYSTWKGPVIHLEDLIVTEEMRGSGLGTALLNEVVKYGDALGVKRISWEVIDWNEPAIGFYESKGANVMRDWDVVQLDETGMKEYLSALA, from the coding sequence ATGGATTATAGAATTAGAGTTGCCCAGAGAGAAGATATGAAGCAAGTGCTTCAATTAATTCAAGAATTAGCCTCTTTTGAAAAGGAAGATGATGCCGTGGAAGTGAGTGTGCAGAATTTAGAGGAAGATGGTTTTGGTAAACAGAAATTGTTTCACTGTTTTGTTGCAGAGAAGAACGATAAAATTGTGGGTATGGCTTTGGTGTACCCTAGGTATTCTACTTGGAAAGGACCTGTTATTCATTTAGAAGATTTAATTGTAACAGAAGAAATGCGTGGTAGTGGCTTAGGTACCGCACTTTTAAATGAGGTCGTTAAATATGGCGATGCATTAGGGGTAAAAAGAATAAGTTGGGAAGTAATTGATTGGAACGAGCCGGCAATTGGTTTTTACGAAAGTAAAGGTGCCAATGTAATGCGAGATTGGGATGTTGTTCAGTTAGATGAAACCGGTATGAAAGAGTATTTAAGCGCATTAGCTTAA
- a CDS encoding aspartate kinase — translation MRVFKFGGASVKDANAVKNVVKVLKEVGYENTLLVVSAMGKTTNAMEDIINAYFNDKKDIPSKVAEMVDYHLDIVSELFPNAQHAIYKEIKVLVDEINGFLVWNKSPNYNFVYDQIVGYGELISTTIISAYFKEIGIANNWLDVRNFIKTDSNYRDTTVDWERTQKNVTTIDQKVLNITQGFLGSDDNNFSTTLGREGSDYSAAILAYCLNADSVTIWKDVPGVLNADPRYFEETQLLNNISYREAIELAFYGASVIHPKTLQPLQRKEIPLHVKSFVNPTGKGTTVGKGVGIEPKVPCFIVKKNQVLMKLSSLDFSFIVEDSISELFRLFHQHKIKVGLIQNSAISFSVCIDNKFGGLDALLQQLKSKFKVAHHENVSLYTIRHFNTKALESLQNGHELLLEQRGTETVQLVVK, via the coding sequence ATGAGAGTTTTTAAATTTGGAGGAGCATCGGTTAAAGATGCAAATGCGGTTAAAAATGTAGTTAAGGTTTTGAAAGAAGTAGGGTATGAAAATACGCTATTGGTAGTATCGGCAATGGGTAAGACCACCAATGCTATGGAAGATATTATAAATGCTTATTTCAATGATAAAAAAGATATACCATCTAAGGTAGCTGAAATGGTTGATTATCATTTAGATATCGTATCTGAATTATTTCCGAATGCACAACATGCTATTTATAAAGAAATAAAGGTGCTTGTAGATGAAATCAACGGCTTCTTAGTCTGGAATAAATCGCCCAATTATAATTTCGTTTATGATCAAATAGTCGGCTACGGAGAATTGATTTCTACTACGATTATCAGTGCTTATTTTAAAGAAATAGGTATCGCCAATAATTGGTTAGACGTTAGAAATTTTATTAAAACAGATAGCAATTATAGAGACACTACTGTAGATTGGGAGCGTACTCAAAAGAACGTTACTACAATAGATCAAAAAGTATTGAATATTACACAAGGATTTTTGGGTAGTGATGATAATAACTTTTCTACCACCTTGGGTCGTGAAGGTTCAGATTATTCTGCTGCAATATTAGCCTATTGTTTAAATGCCGATTCTGTTACTATTTGGAAAGATGTACCGGGAGTTTTAAATGCCGATCCTAGGTATTTTGAAGAAACGCAATTGCTTAATAATATATCTTATAGAGAAGCAATTGAGTTAGCATTTTACGGGGCATCTGTAATTCACCCAAAAACATTACAACCTCTACAGCGAAAAGAGATTCCACTACATGTAAAATCATTTGTTAATCCTACCGGTAAAGGGACTACGGTTGGTAAAGGTGTTGGTATAGAGCCAAAAGTACCTTGTTTTATAGTGAAGAAGAATCAGGTTTTAATGAAATTATCTTCGCTAGATTTTTCTTTTATTGTTGAAGATAGTATTAGCGAACTTTTTAGGCTATTTCATCAGCATAAAATAAAGGTAGGTTTAATTCAAAATTCTGCAATTAGCTTTTCTGTTTGTATCGATAATAAGTTTGGTGGGTTAGATGCACTTTTGCAGCAACTAAAAAGCAAATTTAAAGTGGCTCATCATGAGAATGTTTCATTATACACCATTAGACATTTTAATACTAAAGCGTTAGAATCATTACAGAACGGTCATGAGTTATTATTAGAACAACGTGGTACAGAAACGGTACAGTTGGTTGTGAAGTAG
- a CDS encoding GNAT family N-acyltransferase: protein MGLVTAKEIATAINLSKYGVFGTFIGWVLLKVTRLSRINRDYDSIAHLEGEDYANAILKLYEIDYEIPEEDFRRLPKDGPYVTISNHPLGAIDGILLFKLMVKQRPDYKIMANFLLQRMVPLEPFVLPVNPFTEHKDARSNLAGFKKTLEHLKNGHVLGVFPAGEVSTYKDGKLIVDKPWEEAAIKLIRKADVPVVPIYFHAKNSSLFYRISKLGDSLRTAMIPSQLFSQRNRPIKVRIGQPISVATQKEQQSLEEYTDLLRRKTYMLSNAYEKERLIDQIPTSLKIPKQPKKIADAVRKEVMEGEIEKLREKDCRLLQSKNYEVFLATEKDMPFILKEIGRQREVTFRAIGEGTNKAIDLDSFDSYYHHLFLWDSEAKCIVGAYRMGMGSEIFPKYGIDGFYLQDLFRVEPELYDMMEHSIEMGRAYITKEYQQKPMPLFLLWKGIVHTTLRFPEHKYLIGGVSISNQFSNFSKSLMIEFMKSNYWDPYVAQYIRPKKEFKVKLKDADKEFVFDETQADLNKFDRLIDEVEPGNLRLPVLIKKYIKQNARVVAFNVDPLFNNSVDGLMYIKIADLPESTVKPVMEEFQAELERKLHESQNLDAEQ from the coding sequence ATGGGTTTAGTTACCGCTAAGGAAATTGCCACGGCTATCAATCTCTCTAAATATGGGGTTTTTGGTACTTTTATTGGTTGGGTATTACTGAAGGTAACACGCTTGTCTCGTATTAACAGAGATTATGATAGCATTGCCCATTTAGAAGGGGAAGATTATGCCAATGCTATTTTAAAGCTTTATGAAATTGACTACGAAATACCTGAGGAAGATTTTAGACGTTTACCGAAAGATGGTCCGTATGTAACCATTAGTAATCACCCGTTAGGGGCTATTGATGGTATTTTGTTGTTCAAATTAATGGTAAAGCAACGGCCAGATTATAAGATAATGGCTAATTTCTTATTACAAAGAATGGTGCCGCTAGAGCCTTTTGTTTTACCGGTAAATCCGTTTACCGAGCATAAAGATGCAAGAAGTAATTTAGCCGGATTCAAGAAAACTTTAGAGCATTTAAAAAATGGTCACGTGTTGGGCGTTTTTCCTGCAGGTGAAGTTTCTACCTATAAAGATGGTAAGCTCATTGTTGATAAACCTTGGGAAGAAGCTGCAATAAAATTGATTAGAAAGGCAGATGTGCCTGTTGTTCCTATTTATTTTCACGCCAAAAATAGTTCGTTGTTTTACCGTATTTCTAAATTGGGAGATTCATTACGGACGGCAATGATTCCTTCTCAATTATTTTCGCAAAGAAATAGACCTATAAAGGTTAGAATAGGGCAGCCTATTTCTGTGGCTACCCAAAAAGAACAACAAAGTTTAGAAGAATACACTGATCTTCTGCGTCGTAAAACCTATATGCTGTCTAACGCATATGAGAAAGAGCGTTTAATAGATCAAATACCGACTTCCCTTAAAATACCTAAGCAACCTAAAAAAATTGCAGATGCAGTTCGTAAAGAGGTTATGGAAGGTGAAATAGAGAAACTTAGAGAAAAAGACTGTCGTTTGCTGCAAAGTAAGAATTATGAAGTTTTTCTAGCTACAGAGAAGGATATGCCTTTTATTTTGAAGGAAATAGGAAGACAGCGTGAGGTTACCTTTAGAGCCATTGGCGAGGGTACAAATAAAGCAATTGATCTTGATAGTTTTGACAGCTATTATCATCATCTTTTTTTATGGGATTCTGAGGCTAAATGTATAGTTGGTGCCTATAGAATGGGGATGGGCTCTGAAATTTTTCCTAAATATGGCATTGATGGTTTTTATCTTCAAGATCTTTTTAGAGTAGAACCGGAATTGTATGATATGATGGAGCACTCTATTGAAATGGGTCGTGCCTACATTACTAAAGAATACCAGCAAAAACCAATGCCGTTATTTTTACTTTGGAAGGGAATTGTTCATACGACATTGAGGTTCCCAGAACACAAGTATTTAATAGGTGGGGTAAGTATCAGTAATCAGTTTTCTAACTTCTCTAAATCTTTGATGATCGAATTTATGAAATCTAATTATTGGGATCCTTATGTAGCGCAATACATTAGACCTAAAAAGGAATTCAAGGTAAAATTGAAGGATGCCGATAAGGAGTTCGTTTTTGATGAAACCCAAGCCGATTTAAATAAGTTTGATCGTTTAATTGATGAGGTAGAACCAGGTAATTTACGTTTACCGGTATTAATTAAAAAATACATTAAACAAAATGCGAGAGTGGTAGCATTTAATGTAGATCCATTGTTCAATAATTCAGTAGACGGATTAATGTATATTAAAATTGCTGATTTACCTGAAAGTACAGTAAAACCGGTAATGGAAGAGTTTCAGGCAGAATTGGAACGTAAATTACATGAATCTCAAAATTTAGATGCAGAGCAGTAA
- a CDS encoding GNAT family N-acetyltransferase, with the protein MNDITIRTMLSTDWNSVANIYQEGIDTGIATFETNVPTYKAWNSAHMSTCRFVAENNHHILGWVALSPVSNRCVYGGVAEISVYISKNSRGNGLGKLLLQHVITASEQEGIWTLQSGVFPTNYGSIKLHEATGFRKIGKRERVGKLHGKWVDNVLFERRSSVVGID; encoded by the coding sequence ATGAATGATATAACAATTAGAACCATGTTGTCGACGGACTGGAATTCTGTTGCCAATATATATCAAGAAGGGATTGATACCGGTATAGCCACTTTTGAAACAAACGTACCAACGTATAAAGCTTGGAACTCGGCACATATGAGCACTTGTCGTTTTGTTGCAGAAAACAATCATCATATTTTAGGGTGGGTTGCACTATCACCAGTTTCCAATAGGTGCGTTTATGGTGGTGTAGCAGAAATAAGCGTTTATATTTCTAAAAATAGCCGTGGTAACGGTCTGGGTAAATTATTATTACAACATGTGATAACCGCAAGCGAACAAGAAGGTATTTGGACGCTACAATCTGGTGTATTCCCAACAAACTATGGTAGCATTAAACTTCATGAAGCCACAGGTTTCAGAAAAATCGGCAAACGCGAACGTGTTGGCAAATTACACGGCAAGTGGGTAGATAATGTACTTTTTGAAAGACGAAGTAGCGTTGTGGGTATAGATTAA
- a CDS encoding ArsR/SmtB family transcription factor — translation MGVTKTQIFNVQQNELAVIFKVLSNPARIAILQYISQQDACICNDIVDEIGLAQPTISQHLKELKSIDLIRGEIEGKKVCYCINLPKWTEIQRLLNSFFDTTKGNCC, via the coding sequence ATGGGAGTTACTAAAACACAAATATTCAATGTACAGCAGAATGAACTCGCAGTCATTTTCAAGGTATTATCCAACCCTGCCCGTATTGCCATCTTACAATACATAAGTCAGCAAGATGCGTGTATCTGCAATGATATCGTTGATGAAATTGGCTTGGCACAACCTACAATTTCACAGCATTTAAAAGAACTTAAGAGTATAGATTTAATTAGAGGTGAAATAGAAGGCAAAAAAGTATGCTACTGTATTAACCTACCTAAATGGACAGAGATACAAAGACTGCTTAATTCTTTCTTTGACACTACTAAAGGTAACTGTTGCTAA
- a CDS encoding VOC family protein, protein MKKRVTGLGGFFFKTKDPDQSKNWYNKHLGLNTDQYGCTFWWKDKEGNDCSTQWSPMNADTDYFKPSQSSFMMNFRVENLVELLEVLKQEGVTVVGEMQEFEYGKFGWILDPDGNKLELWEPIDKALL, encoded by the coding sequence ATGAAAAAAAGAGTAACTGGTTTAGGCGGATTCTTTTTTAAAACCAAAGATCCAGATCAATCAAAAAATTGGTACAACAAGCATTTAGGGCTGAATACAGACCAATATGGCTGTACTTTTTGGTGGAAAGATAAGGAAGGAAATGATTGCTCAACACAATGGAGCCCCATGAATGCAGATACTGATTATTTCAAACCTAGCCAATCTAGTTTTATGATGAATTTTAGGGTTGAAAATCTTGTAGAGCTATTAGAAGTTTTGAAGCAAGAAGGAGTTACTGTTGTTGGAGAGATGCAAGAATTCGAATACGGAAAATTCGGATGGATTTTAGATCCCGACGGAAATAAGCTAGAACTTTGGGAACCAATTGATAAAGCATTGCTATGA
- a CDS encoding DUF1801 domain-containing protein encodes MKYEANTPNEYIAQLPQERKVVIEKLRGTILENLPNGFEEQLSYGMLGYIVPHSLYPAGYHVQPELPLPFINLASQKNFIALYHSGIYAEPAIMNWFKNEYPNHCKRKLDMGKSCVRFKSMDDIPYELIAELCTKMTPTEWISLYEKNIKK; translated from the coding sequence ATGAAATATGAAGCCAACACGCCAAATGAATATATTGCGCAATTACCACAAGAACGCAAAGTGGTAATTGAAAAACTAAGAGGTACTATTTTAGAAAATTTACCTAATGGTTTTGAAGAGCAATTAAGTTATGGCATGTTGGGCTATATAGTGCCACATTCATTATATCCGGCAGGGTATCATGTGCAACCAGAACTACCGTTACCTTTTATTAATTTGGCTTCTCAGAAAAACTTTATTGCGCTTTATCACTCTGGCATTTATGCAGAGCCTGCTATAATGAACTGGTTCAAGAACGAATACCCAAATCATTGCAAACGCAAGTTAGACATGGGTAAAAGTTGTGTTCGGTTTAAAAGTATGGATGATATTCCTTACGAGCTCATTGCAGAACTATGTACTAAAATGACTCCGACAGAATGGATTAGTTTATACGAGAAGAATATCAAAAAATAA